The genomic segment ATATGCGCGACGTCCTGCGCCGTCGCTACGGCGACAAGGTCAAGCTTCAGCTTGTCAGCGGCGCGCGCAATTTCTTCGGCAAGAAACTGCCGGGCGTCGATCTCCACGCCCAGTCCATCGCCGCATCCGCCGCCTCGGGGCTTGCGGAAGTGGCGGAAGAAAAGGCATTGTGGGCCCGTTACGGTTTTTGATGGACAAACGATAGATGGCCCAATTGATAACGCTCGCCCTGCTCATGTTCGGGGCGATCATTCTTTACAAACGCTTCGTCGGCGATGCGAAAAAATTGTCCGAAAAAACCAAACGGCAGGAAAAAGAACGGGAAACCGGTGCCACCGGCACGCTCATCAAAGACCCCACCACGGGCGAATACCGCGTGAAGAAGGAAGACGAGGTTTAACCCTCGTCGCAGAGGCCGCTCACCAGCCCCCGCCTCCACCACCACCACCACCAGACCCGGACGAACCACCGCCACCGGAAAAGCTCGATGAAGACGAGCTGACCGGTGCCGGTATCGTTGAGGCGATTGTCGATGCCATGGAAGAGGAAAAGCCGCCGATTCGGGTTCCGAAATTGCTGTAGTTACCGCTGTACCATCCAGGCGAATATTCTCCCGCTTGAGCATTCGCCAGCCACGTCTCGAACGCCTCGCTCCAGGGCTTTTCCACGCCCAGAGCAACGGCATAAGGCAGCAATGTCTCAAAATGCTGTGGTGACATCTGCGGCGCGCCCTGCATGTTCATCCGGTCTTTCTCAGCCACCGTCAGATAAAGCCGAAGGCCCTCGATGCCGTCCATCAGCTTGCGCCCCAGCGGCGTCGGTGCGCCCATCAGCATCACGAACACGATGTTTGTGGTGATGATACCAGCGACGGACATCATGGCAGGCAATTGCAGCGCTTCGAGCTTTTCCAGCGAAACGACGGTCATCGCACCGCCAATACCGGAGATCAGCATGGACGCCACCAGCGCCAGAACGACGATCATCCCGATGCGCTTGAGCAGAGAGCCACCACGCGTCAACGATTTTCCGAAGGCAAGTGCAAAAATCGTCCCGACGAAGGACAGGATGCCGATGAAAAAGGTCGCAAAAAGGGCCTCCGGTTCGAAATTACCAAAGAACAAAACTGCGCAAACGATGAAGAAGGATAGGAAAAAGCCTGAGACCACAAAACCAATATTCTCGCGATAGTATTTGCCACTATGTTCCGTTTCGATTGCCTTTTGAAAAGCATTGCCGAGCGATACGACCCTTGATCCGTTTTTCTTGTTGATCTCGAATGCCATGCCCGGTTCATCGACCGTATTGATGATCTTTGCCTCACCCGCCTGTAACTTGCCCTCGATTGGCTTGTCGGTGCGGCGAATGATGAGCGAATTCTTCAAATCCTCCAGCACCACGTAACCTTTGACCGCAAGGTTGAGCGATGCGGCGGAAAACGCCGTCCAGCCATTCTCGGAAAACCCGTGATTATCGACGTAGTTGACGAGCGCAGGCGACAATCCCTCCGGCGCATCCCAACGCGGCACGATGATGCCCTTGGCGGGGTCGCGGCCAACAGCCGACCAAGCCCGGTAATAATAAAACAGGATGATTATGAAGCCTGAAACACCCAGTACCGAGCCCAAATGGTCTTGCAACCACCAGCTCCGCGCCTGCGCAGCCGTCGGCGCGTCAATCACACCCTTCGGCAGTTTCACCGCAATCGTCATGCCTTCGCCCTGATAGAACGGGCGCGTCGAGGCGAAGAACACCTCGTTGCCCTCGGTCATCACACGGGCATCCTTGCCCTTCGAACCGAGAGGTCCGGTGAAAACGGCGGTTTCGGATGGCGCCACGCCCTCCGGCAGGGAGACGGTGGCCGAGATGTCGCGCATCGGAAACTGCCAGCCATTGCCGGTCACGTTCCAGGTCAGCTCGTCATATGTGTCGAAATAGCGGATTTGCCGGTCGGTGGTATAGGTGATCTGGAAAACGTGATCGCCGGTTGGCAGAAACCGGTCGGCATTGCCGGTATAGATGCGGATGCCGCCATCGATGCTTTCGGTGCGCCAATCTTCTGGAGCGCCATCCCGCTCCACCGACAGAACCTTGAAGCCGACCTTGGTGCGGCTGCCGTTCTTGTCCAGCGCATACAGCGGGAAGTCGCGGAAAATACCGCGCTTGATCCGGTTGCCTTCGGCCCGCGCCGTAATGGTCTCCGTCACCGTCAGTTCACCGCTTTTGGCGACATCCACCACGGAATGATAGGAACTGATGAACTCTTCAGCCGCCGCAGGCAGGGCCGCAAGCATGAAGACGAAAAGTGCCAGACATCTCGCAGCAATAGTCTTCACGGGTGGCCCTTTCTGAGCGTCAGTCCTGTCCGGTTTCGCTGTAATCCACACCCAGCGAAGCCAGCGCCTTCCAGTAGCCGGGGTAGGTCTTGCCCACGCAAGCCGGGTTCTGAATGGCGATGCCGCCAGTCTTCAGGCCTGCCAGCGCAAAGCTCATGGCAATGCGGTGATCGTGGAACGTATCGATGGAGGCCGACACTGTCTGTCCGGCCAGATCAGGATCGGCATGCACGATCAGATCGTCGCCATCCTCTTCCGCAAGCCCTGCACGGATACCGTTCAGGCCAAGCGACAGCGCCCGAATGCGATCGCATTCCTTCACCCGCAGATTGGCAATGCCCACGAACCGCACCGGCGTCGTGTTGTAAGCAGCCAGCACCGCAATCGTCGGAATGGCGTCCTGCATCTGGCTGCCATCGATTTCGGCTGGCAGGTTGGGAAACTGTGCCATCACGGCATAGGCCTTGGCATCCGGCTGCGTAAACGCATCCGCAGGCGTACCGATATCGATCTTGCCGCCCGTCAACAGTTCCGCACCCCAGAGATAGGTGGCGGCAGACGCATCCGGCTCGATGTGGAAGTCGGTGGCCTTGTAACCAGTCGGGTGCACGCGCCAGACGGCGTTGCTCACCCGCTCAACCGTCGCGCCGAAGGCCTCCATGGCAGACACAGTCAGGTCGATATAGCCCTTGGCGCCAATGTCCTCACCCGCCAGAATGATATCCAGCGGCTTTGCCCCGCAAGGCGCGGCCATCAGAAGCGCGGACACATACTGGCTGGAAAGATTGGCGTCGATGGTCACGCTATCCCTCACAAAACCCTGTCCATTGCCCTTCACCGTCACCGGCGGGCAACCCGTTGCCGCTTCCGCTTCGATGCCCAGCGCATTCAGCGCCTCCACCAACGGCTGGATCGGCCGCTTGCGCATATGCTCGTCGCCATCGACAACCACGGTGCCATCCACGGAAGCCACCGCCGCCGTCAAAAACCGTGTCGCCGTTCCCGCATTGCCGAGGAAAAGCGGCTTGGTCGGTGCCGTCAATACGCCGCTGCTTTCCACCACGAAACTCGTCGCATCCGGCTCGGTCACATCAACGCCCATGGCGCGCAGGGCTTCGGCCATATAGAGCGTATCGTCGCTTTTCAGCGCGCCGGTCAGCACGCTTCGTCCCTTGGCAAGACCCGCCAGCAGCAACACGCGGTTGGTGATGGATTTGGAACCGGGCGGCTCCACCTTGCCGGAAAGCGGATGGTTGGGCGGGGTAATGGTCAGTTCGATCATGGCTTTATCGTTTCTCAACCAGCCGGCGGCCGGTTCTTTGGCTCAGAATTTTACGGTAGGAACGGCGCGATCCGCCTCATTGGTGATCTCGAAAAACGGTGCTTTGGCAAAGCCGAAATTGCGTGCCACCAGATTGGAAGGGAAGCTCTCCACCTTCACATTCAGGTCGCGCGCCGAACCATTATAATATCGGCGTGACATCTGAATTTCACCCTCGATGGTCTCAAGAGATTTCTGCAATTCCAGAAAGCCCTGATTGGCCTTGAGATCGGGGTAGGCCTCCGCCAGCGCAAACAACTTGCCCAGCGCCTGGCTCAGCAACCCTTCCGCCTGCGCACGCCCCTCGACATCGCCAGCAGGTACCGCCTGAGCGCGGTTGCGCATCGCCACCACCTCTTCAAAGGTGCTCTTCTCGTGCGCCGCATAGCCTTTCACGGTCTCGATCAGGTTGGGAATGAGGTCCGCGCGGCGCTTCAACTGCACATCGATGCCCGACCACGCCTCTTCCTTCATCTGCCGCGCCGTGACGAGGCTGTTATAGATGAAGACGACATAGACGGCGATAACAGCGATAATGGCCAGTGCGATATACATGTCCCAGTCCCCCTCATGAAACCTTATGGTCTGGCCGGACGATAGTCGTTCCGGCCCTCCCTGTCATCGCCTGTCAAACAACGCGTCAGGCCGCGTCCTTATTCCAGTTCGCACCACCGGCGTCGGTCATCAAAAACGCCTCGCCGCAGGCCTTGGACAGCGTGCGCACGCGCAAAATATAGCTCTGCCGCTCGGTCACGGAAATCACGCCGCGCGCATCCAGCAGGTTGAAGACGTGGCTCGCCTTGATGCACTGGTCATAGGCCGGAAACACGCATTTATGCAGCATTTGGTTGGCGTTGTCGCCGGGCGCACCGGCATCCAGCAGCGCCTTGCACTCTTTCTCGGCGTCGATGAAATGGCGGTGCAGCATGGCGGTGTCGGCATATTCGAAGTTGTGGCGCGAATATTCCTGCTCTGCCTGCAGGAAAACATCGCCGTAGGAAATCTTTTCCTCGCCTTCGCGACCATTGAAGTTCAGGTCGTAAACATTGTCCACGCCCTGCACATACATGGCCAGCCGCTCCAGACCATAGGTCAACTCACCGGCAACCGGCGAGCACTCGATGCCGCAAACCTGCTGGAAATAGGTAAACTGCGACACTTCCATGCCGTCGCACCAGCACTCCCAACCCAGACCCCAGGCCCCCAGCGTCGGGCTTTCCCAGTCGTCTTCCACAAAGCGCACATCATGCAGCAATGGATCGAGACCGATAGCCTTCAGCGAGCCGAGATACAGCTCCTGCAAATTGGAAGGGTTGGGTTTGAGAATGACCTGATATTGGTAATAATGCTGCAACCGGTTGGGGTTCTCACCATAGCGCCCGTCGGATGGACGGCGTGACGGCTGCACATAGGCAGCCTTCCACGGCTTCGGCCCCAGCGCCCGCAACGTCGTTGCCGGGTGAAACGTACCCGCGCCCACTTCCATATCGTAAGGCTGCAACACCGCACAGCCCTTGTCGGCCCAGTAATTGTGCAGCGTCAGGATCAACGCCTGAAAGGAACGCTTCGGGTTCATATGGTCTGGAACGTCGGTCATTACAGTCATCACGGCCATCGATTGTTGTCAGTAAGCGCTTACTTACCTCGGATGCGGACAGGTGCCACGGGGATGGGTTGCGGGTCAAGAACTTCTGTGTGTGGGAGGGTGCCTTGCGGCGGATGCTTCGAGGGCGCTGCGCGCCACCTTAGCATGAGGGCGGTGGGCGTGGTAGCCCGACTATCTCGCATAAGTGGAGAGCATCGCACAACGCAGCAACCCTCATCCATCATCCTGAGCCTGTCGAAGGAGAGGTGCCCGCAGGTCGCATTGGTAGCAATCCTCATCCTGAGGTGCCCCGCAGGGGCCTCGAAGGACGAGGGTTGCGGGCTTGAGGCAGAGTGCGCGGCAGATGCTTCGAGGGTCGCTTCGCTCCCACCTCAGCATGAGGTTGGAGGGTGTGGTGGCCCCAAGGCTTCGAGAGGGCAGAGCGAGACGCTGGACATCGAGCGCAAGGCAGCAACCCGAAAGGTCAGAGTACGCCGCTCACCCCCCTCTGGCCTGCCGGCCATCTCCCCCACAGGTGGGGAGATCGAATGCGGCAAACTCTCGCGAATCTCGACCGTTTTGGGAGAGGCCAGTTCGGAAGAGGCCATCTCTGCCGCTGCGGATAAAGCGGGGAGCATGCGCCCAGCCGATCTCCCCACCTGTGGGGGAGATGGCCGGCAGGCCAGAGGGGGGCGATCTGGCGCCGAGGCTTACCATCCTGCCAACAACACCCCACCCGCCCGATATTACCATTGTGCATCCACCGCAAATTTTGCTAGCAGAGGCCAACCGAAAATCCATGACACCGGAAAATAGATATGCCCGATCTTCTGCTTGAACTCCGCTCCGAGGAAATCCCCGCTCGCATGCAGCGGAAGGCGGCTGGCGATCTGAAGAAGCTTGTCACCGATGCGTTGGTGGAAAAAGGGCTGACCTATGAGGGTGCGCGCGAATATTGGACGCCGCGCCGCCTGACGCTGGATATTCGCGGGCTGAACGCGCGCTCTGCCGATGTGCGC from the Agrobacterium vaccinii genome contains:
- a CDS encoding DUF2207 domain-containing protein — protein: MKTIAARCLALFVFMLAALPAAAEEFISSYHSVVDVAKSGELTVTETITARAEGNRIKRGIFRDFPLYALDKNGSRTKVGFKVLSVERDGAPEDWRTESIDGGIRIYTGNADRFLPTGDHVFQITYTTDRQIRYFDTYDELTWNVTGNGWQFPMRDISATVSLPEGVAPSETAVFTGPLGSKGKDARVMTEGNEVFFASTRPFYQGEGMTIAVKLPKGVIDAPTAAQARSWWLQDHLGSVLGVSGFIIILFYYYRAWSAVGRDPAKGIIVPRWDAPEGLSPALVNYVDNHGFSENGWTAFSAASLNLAVKGYVVLEDLKNSLIIRRTDKPIEGKLQAGEAKIINTVDEPGMAFEINKKNGSRVVSLGNAFQKAIETEHSGKYYRENIGFVVSGFFLSFFIVCAVLFFGNFEPEALFATFFIGILSFVGTIFALAFGKSLTRGGSLLKRIGMIVVLALVASMLISGIGGAMTVVSLEKLEALQLPAMMSVAGIITTNIVFVMLMGAPTPLGRKLMDGIEGLRLYLTVAEKDRMNMQGAPQMSPQHFETLLPYAVALGVEKPWSEAFETWLANAQAGEYSPGWYSGNYSNFGTRIGGFSSSMASTIASTIPAPVSSSSSSFSGGGGSSGSGGGGGGGGGW
- a CDS encoding 3-phosphoshikimate 1-carboxyvinyltransferase, with the translated sequence MIELTITPPNHPLSGKVEPPGSKSITNRVLLLAGLAKGRSVLTGALKSDDTLYMAEALRAMGVDVTEPDATSFVVESSGVLTAPTKPLFLGNAGTATRFLTAAVASVDGTVVVDGDEHMRKRPIQPLVEALNALGIEAEAATGCPPVTVKGNGQGFVRDSVTIDANLSSQYVSALLMAAPCGAKPLDIILAGEDIGAKGYIDLTVSAMEAFGATVERVSNAVWRVHPTGYKATDFHIEPDASAATYLWGAELLTGGKIDIGTPADAFTQPDAKAYAVMAQFPNLPAEIDGSQMQDAIPTIAVLAAYNTTPVRFVGIANLRVKECDRIRALSLGLNGIRAGLAEEDGDDLIVHADPDLAGQTVSASIDTFHDHRIAMSFALAGLKTGGIAIQNPACVGKTYPGYWKALASLGVDYSETGQD
- a CDS encoding LemA family protein; translation: MYIALAIIAVIAVYVVFIYNSLVTARQMKEEAWSGIDVQLKRRADLIPNLIETVKGYAAHEKSTFEEVVAMRNRAQAVPAGDVEGRAQAEGLLSQALGKLFALAEAYPDLKANQGFLELQKSLETIEGEIQMSRRYYNGSARDLNVKVESFPSNLVARNFGFAKAPFFEITNEADRAVPTVKF
- a CDS encoding glycine--tRNA ligase subunit alpha, with product MTDVPDHMNPKRSFQALILTLHNYWADKGCAVLQPYDMEVGAGTFHPATTLRALGPKPWKAAYVQPSRRPSDGRYGENPNRLQHYYQYQVILKPNPSNLQELYLGSLKAIGLDPLLHDVRFVEDDWESPTLGAWGLGWECWCDGMEVSQFTYFQQVCGIECSPVAGELTYGLERLAMYVQGVDNVYDLNFNGREGEEKISYGDVFLQAEQEYSRHNFEYADTAMLHRHFIDAEKECKALLDAGAPGDNANQMLHKCVFPAYDQCIKASHVFNLLDARGVISVTERQSYILRVRTLSKACGEAFLMTDAGGANWNKDAA